A stretch of Perognathus longimembris pacificus isolate PPM17 chromosome 1, ASM2315922v1, whole genome shotgun sequence DNA encodes these proteins:
- the Pom121c gene encoding nuclear envelope pore membrane protein POM 121C, giving the protein MSPAAGVAERRRPISSVGEGRGRVRGGPTGALLLGLALLGLVLCLVPAAAALAWLAVGATAAWWGLTREPRSPRSSSARFARRPRTLLASPPAKAAANGGVPEPRSLLEGPDPAELLLMGSYLGKPGPPPAPAPERPDLRPPPPARSPPPGPRLHRAGPPLPTPLLGPSRRPFQRDSESSSNRFVITPRRHYPIQQAQYSLLGVLPTVCWNGCHKKTVLSARNSRMVCSPVTVRIAPPNSKLMRSPVSEQIVNPALSSPTINAPDPCAKETVLNALKERKKRAVEEEDQIFSDGQENKRRRHDSSGSGHSAFEPLVANGIPASFVPKPGSLKRGLTSQNTDDHLNKRSRTSSVSSLTSTCTGGILSSSRNAIASSYSSSRGMPQLWKRSGPTSSSFSSPASSRSQTPERPAKKTREEEPCHHSSSSPPLVADTESQGEKVADVAAGMQQGPSPAPPTPGTSGKRKRKTPLLPSRRGDQLTLPPPPQLGYSITAEDLDMEKKASLQWFNKALEDTTDTSSTSVTETPPASAQPSFTFSLPAVAPSPSAASSPASLPASSLASLPAPAANPLLESLKKMQGPLVLPAFPESVRAAATSAPSPPKTASPGPTPPAAAFPELAKDTKSPLTPVPESPASALGTPAPCPTPNPSTLCGVPSSTLPSPAAASSTSPSTTTATAATTAATITTATTATTVAAPTPSAPVSPMFKPIFLATPKSEGASPSSPVLTGGTAATPAFKPLFGSMGPPASVSPASPFLKPTTAATTTTATSAPAFAGLATTATATTTTASLTTSSSTDSATKPVFGFTGPSAACTTSTEPGTSNSQPFLFGATPASASSFPAPGGPVFQFGKAPAPLTPAASTFGQPLSSAAALPSNSSGSTTFSGFGSGLTTSASTSQPSLTFSTATPAFNIPFGSGTKAGLPPYPGTSTQPAFGATEGPPPGTTKPTLTPSFGSAFTFGTSAAPAPAAPPAPAPTPTPAPAAFGASVLPAFGALKGTASAFGAPASTQPTFGSTTTIFSFGTATTQTTSTGTTSSVFGSSTRAPFTFGSSATPAGSGGFGLGVATPSSSSGAFAFGAGQGGTTGASTAFGGGLSQNTLGTAGQNTPFVFNMAGTPESKPVFGGTSTPTFGQSTLAAGVGSAGSSLSFGTSSTPTQGFTGVGPFGSATPSFSIGAGSKTPGARQRLQARRQHTRKK; this is encoded by the exons ATGTCTCCGGCGGCCGGAGTAGCCGAGCGGCGGCGTCCCATCTCGAGCGTCGGGGAGGGCCGGGGCCGGGTTCGTGGCGGGCCGACCGGCGCGCTGCTGCTGGGCCTGGCGCTGCTCGGCCTGGTGCTGTGCCTGGTACCAGCGGCAGCAGCGCTGGCCTGGCTGGCCGTGGGGGCCACCGCGGCCTGGTGGGGGCTGACCCGCGAGCCCCGAAGTCCGCGCTCCTCGTCCGCACGGTTCGCGCGGCGCCCGAGAACGTTGCTGGCCTCGCCTCCCGCCAAGGCGGCGGCGAACGGAGGCGTCCCGGAGCCGCGGAGCCTACTCGAAGGACCTGACCCCGCCGAACTGCTCCTCATGGGCAGCTACCTGGGCAAGCCGGGCCCGCCACCCGCGCCCGCCCCCGAGAGGCCGGACCTGCGtcccccgccgcccgcgcgctccccgccgccgGGCCCGCGCCTCCACCGCGCCGGACCCCCGCTCCCCACGCCGCTCCTTGGGCCCTCCAGGAGGCCTTTCCAGCG GGACAGTGAGTCTTCATCCAACCGCTTTGTGATAACGCCTCGCAGACACTACCCAATCCAGCAGGCCCAGTACTCCTTGCTGGGAGTGCTGCCTACAGTGTGCTGGAATGGTTGTCATAAGAAGACTGTGCTCTCTGCACGGAACTCTAGGATGGTGTGTAGCCCAGTGACTGTGAGAATTGCCCCTCCAAACAGCAAACTGATGCGTTCTCCAGT ATCAGAGCAGATAGTGAACCCAGCACTGTCCTCACCAACAATAAATGCCCCAGACCCATGTGCAAAGGAGACCGTCCTGAACGCCctcaaagagaggaagaaaagggctgTGGAGGAAGAAGACCAGATCTTCTCTGATGGCCAGGAAAACAAGAGACG GCGCCATGATAGCAGTGGGAGTGGACATTCTGCATTTGAACCTCTCGTGGCCAATGGGATCCCAGCTTCTTTCGTGCCTAA GCCTGGATCTCTGAAGAGAGGCCTCACTTCCCAGAACACAGATGACCACTTGAATAAGCGGTCACGCACCTCTTCTGTGAGCTCCCTGACGAGCACGTGCACTGGAGGAATCCTGAGCTCCAGCCGCAATGCCATCGCCAGCTCCTACAGCTCCTCCCGAGGCATGCCACAG CTATGGAAGAGAAGTGGCCCcacatcctcctccttctccagccCAGCTTCCTCCCGCTCCCAGACTCCAGAGAGGCCAGCCAAGAAAACAAG AGAAGAGGAGCCGTGTCATCACTCCAGCTCCTCACCTCCACTCGTAGCAGACACAGAGTCACAGGGAGAAAAGG TTGCAGACGTGGCTGCAGGGATGCAGCAGGGCCCCAGTCCTGCCCCTCCCACACCTGGCACCTCTGGGAAACGGAAAAGGAAGACGCCACTGCTGCCTTCCCGGCGGGGGGACCAGCTGACCTTG CCTCCGCCGCCTCAGCTTGGCTATTCCATCACTGCTGAGGACCTGGATATGGAGAAGAAGGCATCGCTGCAGTGGTTTAACAAGGCGCTGGAGGACACCACTG ATACCTCTTCTACCTCTGTCACCGAGACCCCGCCAGCATCTGCCCAGCCCTCCTTTACCTTCTCCCTGCCTGCTGTGGCACCATCTCCTTCGGCAGCCtcttccccagcctccctcccggcctcctctctggcctccctcccagcccctgctgctAACCCGCTGTTGGAGAGCTTGAAGAAGATGCAGGGCCCCCTGGTACTGCCAGCTTTCCCAG AGTCTGTGAGGGCAGCGGCCACTTCTGCCCCTTCGCCTCCCAAGACGGCCAGCCCTGGCCCCACACCGCCTGCAGCCGCCTTTCCCGAGCTGGCCAAGGACACCAAGTCACCTCTCACCCCTGTCCCTGAGTCCCCTGCCAGTGCCCTAGGCACCCCTGCTCCATGCCCCACCCCCAATCCCAGCACGCTGTGTGGGGTGCCCAGTAGCACACTTCCTAGCCCTGCTGCTGCCTCCTCCACTtccccctccaccaccacagcCACCGCAGCCACCACTGCTGCCACTATCACCACTGCCACCACCGCCACTACTGTGGCTGCTCCAACGCCATCTGCTCCAGTATCTCCCATGTTCAAGCCTATTTTTCTGGCCACACCTAAAAGTGAGGGCGCCAGCCCCTCATCGCCCGTGCTCACTGGTGGTACTGCGGCCACCCCAGCCTTCAAGCCGCTCTTTGGCAGCATGGGGCCACCAGCCTCCGTGTCCCCAGCCTCCCCATTTTTGAAGCCAACCACAGCTGCGACCACAACCACAGCCACCTCCGCCCCTGCCTTTGCCGGGCTGGCCACCACTGCCACCGCCACCACTACCACGGCCTCACTCACCACCAGCTCATCCACAGACTCTGCCACAAAGCCAGTGTTCGGCTTCACCGGGCCCAGTGCAGCCTGCACCACAAGCACAGAGCCCGGCACCTCCAACTCGCAGCCGTTCCTCTTCGGGGCAACCCCAGCCTCTGCCAGCAGCTTCCCTGCTCCTGGGGGCCCCGTGTTCCAGTTCGGCAAGGCCCCTGCCCCACTGACCCCGGCAGCTAGCACCTTTGGGCAGCCGCTCTCCAGCGCCGCCGCACTCCCGTCCAACAGCAGCGGCTCCACCACCTTCAGCGGCTTTGGCAGCGGGCTCACCACCTCGGCCTCCACCAGCCAGCCCAGCCTCACCTTTAGCACCGCCACCCCTGCCTTCAACATTCCTTTCGGCTCTGGCACCAAGGCAGGGCTCCCGCCCTACccaggcaccagcacccagccagcatTTGGGGCCACTGAGGGGCCGCCTCCAGGGACCACCAAACCCACCCTCACCCCAAGCTTCGGCAGCGCCTTCACCTTCGGGACCTctgcagccccagccccggcGGCTCCGCCAGCACCTGCCCCAACCCCCACGCCTGCTCCTGCAGCCTTCGGGGCTTCTGTGCTCCCGGCTTTCGGTGCTCTGAAAGGCACAGCATCTGCCTTTGGCGCCCCAGCCAGCACGCAGCCCACCTTCGGCAGCACTACCACCATTTTCTCCTTTGGGACAGCCACCACCCAGACCACCAGCACGGGGACCACCAGCTCCGTGTTTGGCAGCTCCACCCGGGCCCCATTCACCTTTGGGAGCTCAGCCACCCCAGCCGGCAGTGGGGGCTTTGGGCTTGGTGTGGCAACCCCAAGCTCCAGCTCTGGAGCCTTTGCTTTCGGAGCCGGACAGGGTGGGACCACAGGCGCTTCCACTGCCTTCGGTGGTGGCTTGAGTCAGAATACCCTAGGCACAGCTGGCCAGAACACACCCTTCGTCTTCAACATGGCGGGCACGCCTGAGAGCAAGCCCGTGTTTGGAG GCACTTCTACCCCTACCTTTGGCCAGAGCACCCTTGCTGCTGGAGTGGGCTCGGCAGGCAGCAGCCTCTCCTTTGGGACCTCCTCAACACCTACCCAAGGCTTCACCGGGGTTGGACCTTTTG GATCAGCAACACCTTCTTTTTCTATCGGTGCTGGATCCAAGACTCCTGGGGCTCGACAGCGACTGCAGGCCCGAAGGCAGCACACTCGCAAGAAgtag
- the Nsun5 gene encoding 28S rRNA (cytosine-C(5))-methyltransferase isoform X2: MALYATAASVLAGVEERRGSVRSLVYSSGFQVLVYELLLGKGFQGSGGGRWKALLDRHQARLKAELARLKVQRGVSCNEDLLEAGAKPGSAPQVPRYVRVNTLKTCSDDVVDYFKRKGFFYQGRASSLEDLRTLEGKHFLLDPLLPELLVFPAQTDLHEHPLYLAGHLLLQDKASCLPAMLLAPPPGSHVIDACAAPGNKTSHLAAFLKNQGKIFAFDLDAKRLASMATLLARAGVSCCELAEGDFLAVSPSDPRYAQVQYILLDPSCSGSGMLSRQLEEPAKAPSQERLRTLAGFQLRALCHALTFPALKRLVYSTCSLCQEENEDVVQRALEESSGAFRLAPTLPSWPHRGLKTFPGAEHCLRASPEATLTGGFFVAVIERAEVSSLASHAEALAQLISSPATRRKKRRKTAAGPGQHLLPCS, from the exons ATGGCGCTGTACGCGACGGCAGCCTCGGTGCTGGCGGGCGTGGAGGAGCGCCGAGGCTCGGTCCGGTCGCTGGTGTACTCCAGCGGCTTCCAG gtgCTGGTGTATGAGCTGCTGCTGGGGAAGGGCTTCCAAGGCAGTGGGGGAGGCCGATGGAAGGCCCTGCTGGACCGGCACCAGGCTCGGCTGAAGGCTGAATTGGCCCGGCTCAAGGTTCAGCGGGGTGTGAGCTGCAATGAGGATCTTTTGGAAGCAGGGGCCAAGCCTGGCTCAG CCCCCCAGGTTCCAAGGTATGTTCGGGTGAACACCCTCAAGACCTGCTCTGATGATGTGGTAGATTATTTCAAGAGAAAAGGTTTCTTCTACCAGGGCCGTGCTTCCAG CCTGGAGGACTTACGGACGCTTGAGGGAAAGCACTTTCTTCTGGATCCTTTGTTGCCTGAGCTGCTTGTGTTTCCCGCCCAAACAGACCTGCATGAGCACCCGCTGTACCTGGCGGGACACCTCCTCCTGCAAGATAAG GCCAGCTGCCTCCCAGCCATGCTGCTGGCTCCACCCCCAGGTTCCCACGTCATCGATGCCTGTGCTGCCCCTGGCAACAAAACAAGTCACTTGGCAGCTTTCCTGAAGAACCAGGG GAAGATCTTTGCCTTTGACCTAGATGCCAAGCGTCTAGCATCCATGGCTACGCTGCTGGCCCGGGCTGGAGTCTCTTGCTGTGAGTTAGCAGAGGGAGACTTCCTGGCAGTGTCGCCTTCTGATCCACGGTATGCTCAGGTCCAGTACATTCTACTGGACCCTTCCTGCAGTGGCTCAG GGATGTTGAGCCGGCAGCTGGAGGAGCCAGCGAAGGCACCCAGCCAGGAGCGCCTGCGCACCCTGGCGGGCTTCCAGCTGCGCGCCCTGTGCCACGCACTCACGTTCCCTGCCCTGAAGCGCCTCGTCTACTCTACCTGCTCCCTCTGCCAAGAGGAGAATGAAGATGTAGTCCAAAGAGCCCTGGAGGAGAGTTCAGGGGCCTTCAG GCTGGCGCCCACCCTACCCTCCTGGCCCCACCGAGGCCTCAAGACGTttccaggggctgagcactgcctCCGGGCTTCCCCTGAAGCCACGCTCACTGGTGGCTTCTTTGTCGCTGTCATTGAACGGGCAGAGGTGTCAAG CTTGGCTTCACATGCCGAAGCACTGGCACAACTCATTTCTAGCCCAGCTACAAGAAGGAAGAAGCGGCGAAAAACTGCGGCTGGCCCTggccagcacctgctgccatgcTCATAG
- the Nsun5 gene encoding 28S rRNA (cytosine-C(5))-methyltransferase isoform X1 produces the protein MALYATAASVLAGVEERRGSVRSLVYSSGFQNVKPLYALVCETRRFDTVLDAVITRAGLLRAEKKLRPHLAKVLVYELLLGKGFQGSGGGRWKALLDRHQARLKAELARLKVQRGVSCNEDLLEAGAKPGSAPQVPRYVRVNTLKTCSDDVVDYFKRKGFFYQGRASSLEDLRTLEGKHFLLDPLLPELLVFPAQTDLHEHPLYLAGHLLLQDKASCLPAMLLAPPPGSHVIDACAAPGNKTSHLAAFLKNQGKIFAFDLDAKRLASMATLLARAGVSCCELAEGDFLAVSPSDPRYAQVQYILLDPSCSGSGMLSRQLEEPAKAPSQERLRTLAGFQLRALCHALTFPALKRLVYSTCSLCQEENEDVVQRALEESSGAFRLAPTLPSWPHRGLKTFPGAEHCLRASPEATLTGGFFVAVIERAEVSSLASHAEALAQLISSPATRRKKRRKTAAGPGQHLLPCS, from the exons ATGGCGCTGTACGCGACGGCAGCCTCGGTGCTGGCGGGCGTGGAGGAGCGCCGAGGCTCGGTCCGGTCGCTGGTGTACTCCAGCGGCTTCCAG AACGTGAAGCCGTTGTATGCGCTGGTGTGTGAGACGCGGCGCTTCGACACCGTGCTGGACGCCGTGATTACCCGCGCCGGTCTGCTCCGTGCCGAGAAGAAGCTGCGGCCGCACCTAGCCAAG gtgCTGGTGTATGAGCTGCTGCTGGGGAAGGGCTTCCAAGGCAGTGGGGGAGGCCGATGGAAGGCCCTGCTGGACCGGCACCAGGCTCGGCTGAAGGCTGAATTGGCCCGGCTCAAGGTTCAGCGGGGTGTGAGCTGCAATGAGGATCTTTTGGAAGCAGGGGCCAAGCCTGGCTCAG CCCCCCAGGTTCCAAGGTATGTTCGGGTGAACACCCTCAAGACCTGCTCTGATGATGTGGTAGATTATTTCAAGAGAAAAGGTTTCTTCTACCAGGGCCGTGCTTCCAG CCTGGAGGACTTACGGACGCTTGAGGGAAAGCACTTTCTTCTGGATCCTTTGTTGCCTGAGCTGCTTGTGTTTCCCGCCCAAACAGACCTGCATGAGCACCCGCTGTACCTGGCGGGACACCTCCTCCTGCAAGATAAG GCCAGCTGCCTCCCAGCCATGCTGCTGGCTCCACCCCCAGGTTCCCACGTCATCGATGCCTGTGCTGCCCCTGGCAACAAAACAAGTCACTTGGCAGCTTTCCTGAAGAACCAGGG GAAGATCTTTGCCTTTGACCTAGATGCCAAGCGTCTAGCATCCATGGCTACGCTGCTGGCCCGGGCTGGAGTCTCTTGCTGTGAGTTAGCAGAGGGAGACTTCCTGGCAGTGTCGCCTTCTGATCCACGGTATGCTCAGGTCCAGTACATTCTACTGGACCCTTCCTGCAGTGGCTCAG GGATGTTGAGCCGGCAGCTGGAGGAGCCAGCGAAGGCACCCAGCCAGGAGCGCCTGCGCACCCTGGCGGGCTTCCAGCTGCGCGCCCTGTGCCACGCACTCACGTTCCCTGCCCTGAAGCGCCTCGTCTACTCTACCTGCTCCCTCTGCCAAGAGGAGAATGAAGATGTAGTCCAAAGAGCCCTGGAGGAGAGTTCAGGGGCCTTCAG GCTGGCGCCCACCCTACCCTCCTGGCCCCACCGAGGCCTCAAGACGTttccaggggctgagcactgcctCCGGGCTTCCCCTGAAGCCACGCTCACTGGTGGCTTCTTTGTCGCTGTCATTGAACGGGCAGAGGTGTCAAG CTTGGCTTCACATGCCGAAGCACTGGCACAACTCATTTCTAGCCCAGCTACAAGAAGGAAGAAGCGGCGAAAAACTGCGGCTGGCCCTggccagcacctgctgccatgcTCATAG
- the Trim50 gene encoding E3 ubiquitin-protein ligase TRIM50 has protein sequence MAWQGSTPALQDQLQCPICLEVFKEPLVLPCGHSFCKACLLSLSCHLASELRCPVCRRAVDGSSSPPNVSLARVIEALRLPGDPEPTVCAHHRNPLSLFCEKDQELICGLCGLLGTHQHHPVTPVSTVYSRMKEELAAFVSDLKQEQKEVKEHIAKLENNRTRIVNESDVFSWVIRREFQELHRLVDEEKARCLEGVEGHTRGLLASLGLQLAQAQAARERLAQADRLQEQLGGESQLEFIRKYHRCASRAELQQARPWEGAFSPISFKPALHQADIKLTVWKRLFRKVLPAPECLRLDPATAHPLLELSKGNTVVQCSLLAQRRASQPERFDYSTCVLASRGFSCGRHYWEVAVGSKSDWRLGVMKGTASRKGKLSKSPEHGVWLMGLKEGRVYEAFGCPRVPLPVVGHPHRIGVYLHYEQGQLTFFDADRPDDLRPLYTFQADFQGKLYPILDTCWHERGSNSLPLVLSPATGPGHFPPPQPTKP, from the exons ATGGCCTGGCAGGGGAGCACACCCGCGCTGCAGGACCAGCTCCAGTGTCCCATCTGCCTGGAGGTCTTCAAGGAGCCCCTGGTGCTGCCCTGCGGCCACTCCTTCTGCAAGGCCTGCCTGCTGTCCCTGTCCTGCCACCTGGCCTCGGAGCTGCGCTGCCCCGTGTGCCGCCGGGCGGTGGATGGCAGCAGCTCCCCGCCCAACGTGTCCCTGGCCCGGGTGATCGAAGCCCTGCGGCTGCCGGGGGACCCGGAGCCCACGGTCTGCGCGCACCACCGAAACCCCCTCAGCCTCTTCTGCGAGAAGGACCAGGAGCTCATCTGCGGGCTCTGCGGCCTGCTGGGCACCCACCAGCACCACCCGGTCACCCCTGTCTCCACCGTGTACAGCCGAATGAAG GAGGAGCTTGCGGCCTTCGTCTCTGACCTGAAGCAGGAGCAGAAGGAGGTTAAGGAGCACATCGCCAAACTGGAGAACAATAGGACCCGCATTGTC AACGAGTCAGATGTGTTCAGCTGGGTGATCCGCCGGGAGTTCCAGGAGCTGCACCGCCTGGTGGATGAGGAGAAGGCTCGCTGCCTGGAGGGCGTCGAAGGCCACACCCGCGGCCTGCTGGCCTCCCTGGGCCTGCAACTGGCCCAGGCCCAGGCGGCTCGGGAGCGGCTGGCCCAGGCTGACCGCCTGCAGGAGCAGCTGGGCGGGGAAAGTCAGCTCGAGTTCATCCGG AAATACCATCGCTGTGCCTCCAG GGCAGAGCTCCAGCAGGCCAGGCCCTGGGAAGGTGCATTCAGTCCCATCTCCTTCAAGCCAGCCCTCCACCAGGCTGATATCAAGCTGACTGTGTGGAAAAGGCTGTTCCGGAAAGTTCTGCCAG CCCCTGAGTGTCTCAGGCTGGACCCTGCCACAGCCCATCCTCTGCTGGAGCTATCCAAGGGCAACACCGTGGTCCAGTGCAGCCTCCTGGCCCAGCGGCGTGCCAGCCAGCCCGAGCGCTTTGACTACAGCACATGTGTCCTGGCTAGCCGGGGCTTCTCCTGTGGTCGCCACTACTGGGAGGTGGCGGTGGGCAGCAAGAGCGACTGGCGTCTGGGCGTCATGAAGGGCACAGCCAGCCGCAAGGGCAAGCTAAGCAAGTCTCCAGAGCACGGTGTGTGGCTGATGGGCCTGAAGGAGGGCCGTGTGTACGAGGCCTTTGGCTGTCCACGGGTGCCACTGCCCGTGGTGGGCCACCCGCACCGCATTGGGGTCTACCTGCACTATGAGCAGGGCCAGCTTACCTTCTTTGATGCTGACCGCCCAGATGACCTGCGGCCACTCTATACCTTCCAGGCTGACTTCCAGGGCAAGCTCTACCCCATCCTGGACACATGCTGGCATGAGAGGGGTAGCAACTCACTGCCCTTGGTGCTGTCCCCCGCCACTGGGCCTGgccacttccctcccccacagCCCACCAAGCCGTAG